One Nitrospina watsonii DNA segment encodes these proteins:
- a CDS encoding LOG family protein encodes MAKKTVQIGIIGSGTNQYAKLTWPIGRWIAEQGFNLVNGGGGGVMESISQAFHQVSHRKGKVIGILPSGIACDRAPMRSHYKSPPGYPNDFVDIPIYTHLHLSGIQGKGLASRNHIIVLTSDLLIAFPGGPGTRSEVQLALEYKKPLVLLNKDHIWDEFSRSEARVVNSPDDVIAAIRSLEPDWFN; translated from the coding sequence ATGGCTAAGAAGACAGTTCAAATCGGAATCATCGGCTCTGGCACCAATCAGTACGCCAAGTTGACGTGGCCCATCGGCCGGTGGATTGCCGAGCAGGGATTCAACCTGGTGAATGGCGGAGGCGGCGGGGTGATGGAGTCCATTTCGCAGGCGTTCCACCAAGTGTCGCACCGTAAGGGCAAGGTGATCGGCATCCTCCCCTCCGGCATTGCCTGCGACCGGGCGCCGATGCGCAGCCATTACAAATCGCCGCCCGGTTACCCCAACGATTTCGTCGATATTCCCATCTACACCCACCTGCACCTGTCGGGCATTCAGGGGAAGGGGCTGGCCAGCCGCAACCACATCATCGTGCTCACGTCGGACCTTCTCATCGCGTTCCCTGGCGGACCCGGCACGCGCTCGGAAGTGCAACTGGCTCTTGAGTACAAAAAGCCGCTGGTGCTGTTGAACAAGGACCACATCTGGGATGAATTCTCCCGCAGCGAGGCGCGGGTGGTCAACTCGCCCGATGACGTCATCGCCGCTATTCGCAGTCTGGAACCGGACTGGTTCAATTGA
- a CDS encoding outer membrane lipoprotein-sorting protein: protein MLFKQWIYRAGFIFMLACGMLAFAIGPAGADDDLKNLDPQALVVAIDNNMWSTTKYVEGRLIVDNGRRERTLEMNTWMEGITKSFSHYKSPPRERGTKMLKIERKLWLYTPQTDRTILIAGHLLRQSMMGSDLSYEDMLEDEKLSEAYIPEIDKVEAFEGVTSLVLDLTAKDPAKTYQSRKVWTDPVRKIVLREQRFAKSGKLLKMIDFKDYRPIGDRLFPRRMVFRDMLKDGTKTTYMFDHIEFDVDIPPKYFSKRILKR, encoded by the coding sequence ATGTTGTTCAAACAATGGATTTATAGAGCGGGTTTCATTTTCATGCTGGCGTGCGGCATGCTGGCGTTTGCCATCGGTCCGGCGGGGGCCGATGACGACCTTAAAAACCTCGATCCACAGGCATTGGTGGTCGCCATCGACAATAACATGTGGTCCACCACCAAGTACGTCGAGGGACGCTTGATCGTGGACAACGGACGGCGTGAACGCACGCTGGAAATGAATACGTGGATGGAAGGAATCACCAAATCGTTCAGCCATTACAAATCGCCGCCGCGTGAGCGTGGCACCAAGATGCTGAAGATCGAACGCAAGCTGTGGTTGTACACGCCGCAAACCGACCGCACCATCCTGATCGCCGGGCACCTGCTGCGGCAGTCGATGATGGGCAGCGACCTGTCTTATGAAGACATGCTGGAAGACGAGAAGTTGAGCGAGGCCTACATTCCCGAAATCGACAAGGTGGAGGCGTTTGAAGGGGTGACGTCGCTGGTGCTGGACTTGACGGCGAAGGACCCGGCCAAGACCTATCAGTCACGCAAGGTGTGGACCGATCCGGTGCGCAAGATCGTTCTGCGCGAACAGCGCTTCGCCAAAAGCGGCAAGTTGCTCAAGATGATCGACTTCAAGGACTACCGTCCCATCGGCGACCGGTTGTTCCCGCGCCGCATGGTGTTCCGCGACATGCTGAAAGATGGCACCAAAACCACTTACATGTTCGACCACATCGAGTTCGATGTGGACATCCCGCCCAAATATTTTTCCAAACGGATTCTCAAGCGCTGA
- a CDS encoding ABC transporter permease → MMRWILQGIVRDKSRSLFPFLIVTVGVALMVGLLGFMDGIFMGMLDMSAKLDTGHLRVVNKPFYDEEHLIPLDRALAGQAETRKWLEAHSDPRIEWAPRIRWGALMDVPDAQGNTKSQTPITGMAVRLLDPASPERQRLDLEASVIAGRVPEKPGEMLMGYLLAQSLKLKRGDTVTLLGQTFDGGLATDNYTVSGLIRFGVMAMDKKMVLIDLDDAQHTFYMDNMVTDWLGFVPASAPYDRYKDMKQAIQSHLPDLLKDPPPQWAGDDRPIVLTILDQRNIGEIARKFELIRGVIVLIFTFLMVLVLWNAGLLNGIHRYGEMGLRLAMGETHRHLVASLTLEAFAVGVIGSIGGCVVGGLVVFYLQEVGVDMGDALSRSGLMLNDVARGRLTVEGFVRGIVPGMTASVAGSLFASLAIFQRSEANLFRELEVG, encoded by the coding sequence ATGATGCGCTGGATTCTGCAAGGCATCGTGCGCGACAAGAGCCGCTCGCTGTTTCCGTTTCTGATCGTCACCGTCGGCGTGGCGTTGATGGTGGGCCTGCTCGGTTTCATGGACGGCATTTTCATGGGCATGCTCGACATGTCGGCCAAGCTGGACACCGGCCACCTGCGTGTGGTCAACAAACCGTTTTACGACGAAGAGCATTTGATTCCCCTCGACCGGGCGCTGGCGGGGCAGGCTGAAACCCGCAAGTGGCTGGAGGCGCACAGCGACCCCCGCATCGAATGGGCGCCGCGCATCCGCTGGGGGGCGCTGATGGACGTGCCCGATGCACAGGGCAATACGAAAAGCCAGACTCCCATTACCGGCATGGCGGTGCGCCTTCTGGACCCGGCGTCGCCGGAACGGCAGCGGCTGGATCTGGAGGCCTCGGTCATTGCCGGCCGCGTTCCCGAAAAACCCGGTGAAATGTTGATGGGTTACCTGCTGGCGCAATCGTTGAAACTGAAACGGGGCGACACCGTCACCCTGCTCGGCCAGACTTTTGACGGCGGTCTCGCTACCGACAATTACACGGTGTCGGGGTTGATCCGGTTCGGCGTCATGGCCATGGACAAGAAGATGGTGTTGATCGATCTGGACGACGCGCAGCACACGTTTTACATGGACAACATGGTCACCGACTGGCTGGGCTTCGTTCCCGCCTCGGCGCCGTATGATCGCTATAAAGACATGAAGCAGGCGATTCAAAGCCATCTGCCGGATTTGTTGAAGGACCCGCCTCCACAGTGGGCCGGGGACGATCGTCCCATCGTCCTCACCATCCTCGATCAGCGCAACATCGGCGAGATCGCGCGCAAGTTCGAATTGATCCGCGGCGTCATCGTCCTCATTTTCACGTTCCTGATGGTGCTGGTGTTGTGGAACGCGGGCCTGTTGAACGGCATCCACCGTTACGGCGAGATGGGGCTGCGGCTGGCGATGGGCGAGACGCACCGGCACCTGGTGGCGTCGTTGACGCTCGAGGCTTTCGCCGTCGGCGTCATCGGTTCCATCGGCGGGTGCGTGGTGGGGGGGCTGGTGGTGTTTTATTTGCAGGAAGTGGGCGTGGACATGGGCGACGCCTTGTCCAGGTCGGGATTGATGCTCAACGATGTGGCGCGCGGACGCCTCACCGTCGAGGGCTTCGTGCGCGGCATTGTGCCGGGCATGACCGCCAGCGTGGCCGGCAGCCTGTTCGCCAGCCTCGCTATCTTTCAACGGTCGGAAGCCAACCTGTTCCGCGAACTGGAAGTGGGGTGA
- a CDS encoding ABC transporter permease — MIFQMAFKNFIRQGTRAWLNVLVTALILIAVVFALSLLNGFQAQALRNMASTDVAGGHYRAPGFDLLTPTEWEDHTLPVPDTLARLPESEKAEVLILQGQLFPNRRLFPVQLRGMDMDQTLLELPLEPLRRESSKVEDVIPVILGNKMAEKSHLTVGDTVVLKWRDRHGAVDARDARVVDVVPLINPRIDEGVVWMRLDHLRQITDRPNEVTWVAVKEPLGAVPGFEFETVDMLMEDLLTLLKHDRRNTRILWVILISLAAISVFNTQILNVFKRQKEIGTLMALGMPPARVVRLFTLEGSLAGVLAVGVAAALGIPFFIWFQGVGFDVSHLSETGFPVREKIFLDIRPWEVVISTLVTVGIVIAVAWAPVKKIVRLDATEALRGRAIT; from the coding sequence GTGATCTTCCAGATGGCGTTCAAGAATTTCATCCGGCAGGGCACGCGGGCGTGGCTCAACGTGCTGGTGACGGCGCTGATCCTGATCGCCGTGGTGTTTGCGCTGTCCTTGCTCAACGGATTTCAGGCGCAGGCGTTGCGCAACATGGCCAGCACCGATGTCGCTGGTGGCCATTACCGCGCGCCGGGCTTCGACCTCCTGACGCCCACCGAGTGGGAGGACCACACGCTGCCGGTGCCGGACACGCTGGCGCGTCTGCCGGAGTCGGAGAAGGCGGAAGTGCTCATCCTGCAGGGGCAGTTGTTCCCCAACCGCCGTTTGTTTCCGGTGCAGTTGCGCGGCATGGACATGGACCAGACCCTGCTGGAATTGCCACTGGAACCCCTGCGCCGCGAGAGCAGCAAGGTGGAAGACGTGATTCCCGTCATTCTCGGAAACAAAATGGCCGAGAAATCGCACCTCACGGTGGGCGATACGGTGGTGCTGAAATGGCGCGACCGGCATGGCGCGGTGGATGCCCGCGACGCGCGCGTCGTCGATGTGGTGCCGCTGATCAATCCGCGCATCGATGAAGGCGTGGTGTGGATGCGCCTCGACCATCTCCGGCAGATCACCGACCGTCCCAATGAAGTCACCTGGGTGGCGGTGAAGGAACCACTGGGCGCGGTGCCGGGTTTCGAGTTCGAGACGGTGGACATGCTGATGGAAGACCTGCTGACGCTGCTCAAACACGACCGCCGCAACACGCGCATCCTGTGGGTCATTCTCATATCGCTGGCTGCCATCAGCGTGTTCAACACGCAGATCCTGAACGTATTCAAACGGCAAAAAGAGATCGGCACGCTGATGGCGCTGGGCATGCCGCCCGCCCGGGTGGTGCGGCTGTTCACACTGGAAGGCAGCCTCGCGGGGGTGCTGGCGGTGGGGGTGGCGGCAGCGCTGGGCATTCCCTTCTTCATCTGGTTTCAGGGCGTTGGATTCGACGTGTCCCACCTGAGCGAAACCGGATTTCCGGTGCGCGAGAAAATCTTCCTCGACATCCGCCCGTGGGAGGTCGTCATTTCAACCCTGGTCACGGTGGGCATCGTCATCGCCGTGGCCTGGGCACCGGTCAAAAAAATCGTGCGGCTGGATGCGACCGAGGCCTTGCGCGGGAGGGCGATCACATGA
- a CDS encoding ABC transporter ATP-binding protein, which translates to MFSMENVTKVYRVGEQDFTALHSISLEIESGSFLSFVGPSGSGKTTLLNILGGLDRPTTGEVRFQGKSLSVMSRVELAAFRRDHVGFIFQSYNLLPVYDVYENVLFPLILMGRREADVRDRVRELVHEVGLSDQIHKKPATLSGGQCQRVAIARALVKNPAVVLADEPTANLDAENSYHILELMQKLNRDFNAAFVFSTHDEKVTQFVRREIQLEDGYVKADRTRKVGGEAA; encoded by the coding sequence ATGTTCAGCATGGAGAACGTGACCAAGGTGTACCGGGTGGGGGAACAGGATTTCACCGCGCTGCACTCCATTTCTCTCGAAATCGAAAGCGGCTCGTTCCTGTCCTTCGTCGGGCCGTCGGGTTCCGGCAAGACCACGTTGCTCAATATTCTGGGCGGACTCGACCGGCCCACCACAGGTGAGGTGCGTTTTCAGGGAAAATCCCTGAGTGTCATGTCGCGTGTCGAATTGGCCGCCTTCCGCCGCGACCACGTCGGCTTCATCTTCCAGTCCTACAACCTGCTTCCCGTGTACGACGTCTATGAAAACGTGTTGTTCCCGCTGATCCTGATGGGGCGCAGGGAAGCCGATGTGCGCGACCGGGTGCGGGAACTGGTCCACGAGGTCGGCCTGTCCGACCAGATCCACAAGAAACCGGCGACGCTCTCCGGCGGCCAGTGCCAGCGCGTGGCCATTGCGCGCGCCCTGGTGAAGAACCCGGCGGTGGTGCTGGCGGACGAACCGACGGCCAACCTCGACGCGGAGAACTCCTATCACATCCTGGAGTTGATGCAGAAACTCAACCGCGACTTCAACGCCGCCTTCGTATTCAGCACCCACGATGAGAAGGTGACGCAGTTCGTGCGCCGCGAAATCCAGTTGGAAGACGGCTACGTCAAGGCGGACCGGACGCGGAAAGTGGGAGGCGAGGCGGCGTGA
- a CDS encoding peroxiredoxin family protein, whose protein sequence is MKKTAIFILLFTLAFQPAWAAVPKAGDEAPAFSLTSVDGKQVTLSDFKGKVVLVGMFHICVPCMNQAMEFEKVRKELGPDQVAIVGINTSGDSKEKVMDYLSQFPEKVDFPYLLDPGHTVHQKYVQRDMPTVLIIDSKGVIRARSPGVGADQLIPFIKDLL, encoded by the coding sequence ATGAAAAAGACTGCCATTTTCATCCTACTTTTTACGTTGGCATTCCAACCCGCCTGGGCGGCGGTCCCCAAAGCCGGAGACGAAGCCCCCGCTTTCTCCCTGACTTCGGTCGATGGCAAGCAGGTCACGCTGAGCGACTTCAAGGGCAAGGTGGTGCTGGTGGGCATGTTCCACATCTGTGTTCCTTGCATGAACCAGGCGATGGAGTTTGAGAAGGTGAGGAAGGAACTGGGGCCGGACCAAGTGGCCATCGTCGGCATCAACACCAGCGGCGATTCCAAAGAAAAGGTCATGGACTACCTTTCCCAGTTTCCGGAAAAAGTCGATTTTCCCTACCTGCTGGACCCCGGCCACACGGTTCACCAGAAATACGTGCAACGCGACATGCCGACGGTATTGATCATCGATTCCAAGGGCGTCATCCGTGCGCGCAGCCCCGGCGTGGGTGCGGATCAATTGATCCCATTTATTAAGGACTTACTTTAG